A window of Hippoglossus stenolepis isolate QCI-W04-F060 chromosome 16, HSTE1.2, whole genome shotgun sequence contains these coding sequences:
- the znf653 gene encoding zinc finger protein 653, protein MALKLTEPEVPLDTDRAGDPGECALRRCRGRPRLTDTDRAQRRLESRKKYDVRRVYLGESHKLWSELRRRTRLSDAGLAEYLILLDSTYGDKYQETHCGKKIVPEVSVKQKKGRKHCVSSLQSLVCWYQEHSRSCPHEPQLKTLELQPNFSTSAVWQCDANHSFVQYLFSPPREASDSEREEEMNEEEENTTRADSLSAKSAVSRRRRKETLKLFKDVGENEDVSEEQQTTMSPIKEADSLNHQPSLEASSKEVPLMGQPVWEMEMEEQQGSPPAAFVSISSEEEAEDLRQSRDGEEGEKLIEEDIRTLPHNYDCVAMTTPVADKLEKTDEESVLSQSLSSPVELSVPSGPPMQVQEQSDLFPPQTLQTVVTSCEIPDQRTALEGSQLIIITGPSYEALASEGIQLNMGGGTVEEVTCTVIGGVTYNQVCSCDSKITTAEDEDSMTGLSDKQLLQPADALELSGDRELQRNLSSVRSKRNRRGPVIEADGMLKMFHCPYEGCSQVYVAISSFQNHVNLVHRKGRTKVCPHPGCGKKFYLSNHLHRHMIIHSGVRDFICETCGKSFKRKNHLEVHRRTHTGETPLQCEICGYQCRQRASLNWHMKKHTPEAHYNFTCEFCDKRFEKLDSVKFHKLKSHPDKQAT, encoded by the exons ATGGCGCTCAAGCTGACGGAGCCGGAGGTTCCTCTGGACACCGACCGAGCCGGGGACCCGGGGGAGTGTGCCCTGCGGCGCTGCAGGGGGAGGCCCAGGCTCACGGACACGGACCGGGCCCAGAGGCGCCTCGAGTCCCGGAAGAAGTACGACGTCCGGAGGGTTTACCTGGGGGAGTCCCACAAGCTGTGGAGCGAGCTCCGCAGACGGACCCGGCTCAGTGACGCGGGACTGGCGGAGTATCTGATCCTGCTCGACTCCACGTATGGAGACAAGTACCAGGAGACACACTGCGG GAAGAAGATTGTTCCAGAAGTctcagtgaaacagaaaaaag GCAGAAAGCACTGTGTGTCGAGCCTGCAGAGCCTGGTGTGCTGGTACCAGGAGCACTCCCGCTCCTGCCCTCACGAGCCCCAGCTCAAGACTCTGGAGCTGCAGCCCAACTTCTCCACTTCTGCCGTCTGGCAATGTGACGCCAACCACTCCTTTGTGCAGTACCTCTTCTCACCACCGAGGGAGGCAAGTGACTCTGAACGCGAGGAGGAGatgaatgaggaggaggagaacacgACCAGAGCAGATTCGCTCTCGGCTAAAAGCGcagtgagcaggaggagaagaaaagagactcTCAAACTATTCAAAG ATGTGGGAGAAAATGAGGATGTTTCTGAGGAACAACAAACAACCATGAGCCCGATCAAAGAGGCTGATTCTCTGAACCACCAGCCCAGTCTCGAGGCTTCCTCCAAGGAGGTTCCCCTGATGGGGCAGCCTGTgtgggagatggagatggaggaacAGCAGGGGTCCCCCCCTGCAGCATTTGTCTCCATCTCCTCAGAAGAGGAGGCCGAGGATCTGAGGCAAagcagagacggagaggaaggagagaaactcatagaagaagacatcagGACTCTACCACATAATTATGAttgtgttgccatgacaacaccCGTGGCTGATAAACTGGAGAAGACGGACGAGGAGTCAGTGCTGTCGCAGAGCTTGAGCAGCCCCGTTGAACTGTCAGTCCCATCAGGTCCTCCCATGCAGGTCCAGGAGCAGAGTGATCTGTTTCCCCCCCAGACTCTGCAGACGGTGGTGACCAGCTGTGAGATCCCTGACCAGAGAACGGCTCTGGAGGGCTCGCAG ttaATTATAATCACTGGCCCCAGCTACGAGGCCCTGGCGTCAGAGGGCATCCAGCTCAACATGGGCGGAGGAACCGTGGAGGAGGTCACCTGCACTGTCATCGGGGGCGTCACTTACAACCAGGTGTGCTCCTGTGACTCAAAAATTACAACAGCAGAGGATGAAGACTCCATGACAG GTCTGAgtgacaaacagctgctgcagcctgcgGATGCTCTGGAACTCAGTGGTGACAGAGAACTGCAAAGGAATCTGAGCAG TGTCCGGtcaaagagaaacagacgagGCCCGGTCATCGAGGCTGACGGGATGCTCAAGATGTTCCACTGCCCATACGAGGGCTGCAGTCAAGTCTACGTAGCGATCAGCAGCTTCCAG AATCACGTGAACCTGGTGCACAGGAAAGGGAGAACCAAGGTTTGCCCCCATCCAGGCTGCGGGAAGAAGTTCTACCTGTCAAACCACCTGCATCGCCACATGATCATCCACTCAG GGGTGAGAGACTTTATCTGTGAGACGTGTGGAAAATCGTTTAAGCGAAAGAATCACCTGGAGGTTCACAGGCGGACGCACACGGGAGAAACGCCGCTTCA ATGTGAAATCTGCGGCTACCAGTGTCGCCAGCGTGCATCCCTGAACTGGCACATGAAGAAACACACTCCAGAGGCTCACTACAACTTCACCTGTGAGTTCTGTGACAAGAGGTTCGAGAAGCTGGACAGTGTTAAATTCCACAAGCTAAAGAGCCACCCCGACAAGCAGGCGACCTGA
- the zgc:158403 gene encoding tetratricopeptide repeat protein 39A isoform X2, which produces MSREKGASAAGKSSHMTLKESLDECMEALDLFLNNHFNESLEMLRPRVNDSMYHALIYATVLEMQAMMTFEHDDITNAGHTMKSAQEVCQRFRRKSSGLTNKSDGESLTEVQLHAEVCYAECQLQRAALTFLQDEDMVSFIKGGMKVRNSYLIYKELHASIQSNNCLKGPSHLHLAGGISFGVGAFNLTLSLFPPRILRLLKFAGFSGDKEYGLSLLHDGATGMNLRSMLCALLLLCYYTFLTFILGTGEGEVAEAERLLKPFLHLYPQGAIFLFFAGRTEEIKGNIDEAVVLFEDGCKAQQTWKQFHHMCYWELMWCFTYKRGWKIAYFYADLLSKESRWSKAMYVYMKAAYLSMLPKDESRPFGEDEVELFRQVPTFKQKIAGKSPPTEKFAIRKARRYKASCPVRLPVPVLEMMYMWNGFSMISKRPELTEGLMQTLIEAERSLLESPENEYSVDDRCLIHLLKGLCWKNQGQLTAAEESFKKVCSSEKKIKFDHYLVPNTVVELSLLYIDQGRRDEAIKLLHKAKQNYKDYSMESRTQFRIHASLAKLKADPGEDDDTHL; this is translated from the exons ATGTCCAGGGAGAAAGGCGCAAGTGCTGCAGGAAA ATCCTCACACATGACCCTGAAGGAGTCCCTGGACGAGTGCATGGAGGCCCTGGACCTCTTCCTCAACAACCACTTCAACGAGAGCCTGGAGATGCTGCGGCCAAG AGTGAACGACAGCATGTACCACGCTCTTATCTACGCCACGGTGCTGGAAATGCAGGCCATGATGACGTTCGAGCACGATGACATCACCAACGCCGGCCACACCATGAAGAGTGCCCAGGAGGTCTgtcagag GTTTCGACGGAAATCCTCAGGTTTGACGAACAAGTCGGACGGAGAATCGCTCACGGAAG tgcagctTCACGCAGAAGTGTGTTATGCAGAGTGTCAACTCCAAAGAGCTGCTCTCACCTTCCTGCAG GATGAGGACATGGTGAGTTTTATCAAAGGAGGGATGAAAGTACGAAACAGCTACTTGATTTACAA AGAACTACACGCCTCCATTCAATCCAACAACTGCCTCAAAGGACCCAGCCACCTGCACTTAGCGGGGGGGATATCGTTTGGAGTCGGGGCTTTTAACCTG AcgctctctctgtttcctccgcGGATACTCAGGCTCCTGAAGTTCGCAGGCTTCTCAGGAGACAAG GAATATGGTCTGTCCCTGCTGCATGATGGAGCCACAGGGATGAACCTGCGCTCCATGCTGTgtgctctgctcctgctctgctACTACACCTTTCTCACGTTCATACTAG GGACGGGTGAAGGAGAAGTGGCTGAAGCTGAACGGCTGCTGAAACCTTTTCTGCATCTCTACCCGCAG GGAGCAATATTCCTCTTCTTTGCAGGAAGGACTGAAGAAATCAAAGGGAACATTGATGAG GCGGTGGTGCTCTTCGAAGATGGCTGCAAGGCCCAGCAGACGTGGAAGCAGTTCCACCACATGTGCTACTGGGAGCTGATGTGGTGCTTCACCTACAAACGAGGGTGGAAGATTGCGTACTTCTACGCCGACCTGCTGAGCAAGGAGAGCCGCTGGTCCAAG GCCATGTACGTGTACATGAAGGCTGCGTACCTCAGCATGCTGCCGAAGGACGAGTCCAGGCCGTTCGGAGAAGACGAAGTAGAACTCTTCAG ACAAGTTCCCACCTTCAAGCAGAAGATCGCAGGAAAGTCTCCCCCGACTGAGAAGTTTGCGATTCGTAAAGCCAGACGCTACAAGGCGTCGTGCCCAGTCAGGCTACCGGTGCCAGTGCtg GAGATGATGTACATGTGGAATGGTTTCAGTATGATCAGCAAACGGCCGGAGCTGACGGAGGGCCTGATGCAGACTTTGATAGAGGCAGAGCGCAGCCTGCTGGAGTCTCCTG aaaaTGAGTATTCAGTGGACGACCGCTGTCTGATCCACCTGCTGAAAGGTCTGTGTTGGAAGAACCAGGGTCAACTGACTGCTGCTGAGGAGAGCTTTAAGAAAGTGTGTTCTAG TGAGAAGAAGATCAAGTTCGACCACTACCTGGTGCCCAACACTGTGGTGGAGCTCAGTCTGCTCTACATCGACCAGGGCAGGAGGGACGAGGCCATCAAGCTGCTGCACAAGGCCAA ACAAAACTACAAAGACTACTCGATGGAGTCTCGCACCCAGTTCAGGATTCACGCCTCTCTGGCCAAACTCAAGGCGGATCCAGGGGAAGACGACGACACTCACCTCTGA
- the zgc:158403 gene encoding tetratricopeptide repeat protein 39A isoform X3, which translates to MCYWELMWCFTYKRGWKIAYFYADLLSKESRWSKAMYVYMKAAYLSMLPKDESRPFGEDEVELFRQVPTFKQKIAGKSPPTEKFAIRKARRYKASCPVRLPVPVLEMMYMWNGFSMISKRPELTEGLMQTLIEAERSLLESPENEYSVDDRCLIHLLKGLCWKNQGQLTAAEESFKKVCSSEKKIKFDHYLVPNTVVELSLLYIDQGRRDEAIKLLHKAKQNYKDYSMESRTQFRIHASLAKLKADPGEDDDTHL; encoded by the exons ATGTGCTACTGGGAGCTGATGTGGTGCTTCACCTACAAACGAGGGTGGAAGATTGCGTACTTCTACGCCGACCTGCTGAGCAAGGAGAGCCGCTGGTCCAAG GCCATGTACGTGTACATGAAGGCTGCGTACCTCAGCATGCTGCCGAAGGACGAGTCCAGGCCGTTCGGAGAAGACGAAGTAGAACTCTTCAG ACAAGTTCCCACCTTCAAGCAGAAGATCGCAGGAAAGTCTCCCCCGACTGAGAAGTTTGCGATTCGTAAAGCCAGACGCTACAAGGCGTCGTGCCCAGTCAGGCTACCGGTGCCAGTGCtg GAGATGATGTACATGTGGAATGGTTTCAGTATGATCAGCAAACGGCCGGAGCTGACGGAGGGCCTGATGCAGACTTTGATAGAGGCAGAGCGCAGCCTGCTGGAGTCTCCTG aaaaTGAGTATTCAGTGGACGACCGCTGTCTGATCCACCTGCTGAAAGGTCTGTGTTGGAAGAACCAGGGTCAACTGACTGCTGCTGAGGAGAGCTTTAAGAAAGTGTGTTCTAG TGAGAAGAAGATCAAGTTCGACCACTACCTGGTGCCCAACACTGTGGTGGAGCTCAGTCTGCTCTACATCGACCAGGGCAGGAGGGACGAGGCCATCAAGCTGCTGCACAAGGCCAA ACAAAACTACAAAGACTACTCGATGGAGTCTCGCACCCAGTTCAGGATTCACGCCTCTCTGGCCAAACTCAAGGCGGATCCAGGGGAAGACGACGACACTCACCTCTGA
- the tspan35 gene encoding tetraspanin 35 encodes MGCFEFLKYTMFVFNGIIFLAGAAILGVGIWVKVDSGSVLGFLGKIENAPPELKQVLDVGYLLIAIGLVLLIIGFLGCCGAMKESKCMLLLFFIIVLLVFIAEVAGAVVILVFRPLTDELLQKLRTAAVQNIRKDYGKNEDVTGLWNTTMTGLQCCGFDNSSNFVGSPYYVEHNKQFPPQCCPDLKSSCNQTMADSGMKSPGCFQKIKDLIEINALVIVGVALGIAALEICAMVVSMILYCRIKSLSA; translated from the exons ATGGGATGTTTCGAATTCCTCAAATACACAATGTTCGTGTTCAACGGCATCATCTTT CTGGCGGGCGCTGCCATCCTGGGCGTCGGGATCTGGGTGAAGGTGGACAGCGGCTCCGTCCTCGGCTTCCTGGGGAAGATTGAAAACGCGCCGCCAGAGCTCAAGCAGGTGCTGGACGTGGGCTACCTGCTGATCGCCATCGGGTTGGTGCTGCTCATCATTGGCTTCCTGGGCTGCTGTGGCGCCATGAAAGAGAGCAAGtgcatgctgctgctg TTCTTTATCATCGTGCTGCTGGTCTTCATCGCGGAGGTTGCAGGAGCAGTGGTGATCTTGGTGTTCAGACCCTTG acagaTGAGCTGCTTCAGAAGCTCCGCACAGCAGCCGTACAGAACATCAGGAAAGACTACGGGAAGAACGAGGACGTCACAGGACTGTGGAACACGACGATGACCGGG TTGCAGTGTTGTGGATTTGACAACTCCTCCAACTTTGTGGGTTCTCCGTATTATGTGGAGCACAACAAGCAATTCCCCCCCCAGTGTTGTCCCGACCTGAAGTCCTCCTGTAACCAGACGATGGCCGACAGTGGCATG AAAAGCCCCGGCTGCTTCCAAAAGATCAAGGATCTGATTGAGATCAACGCGCTGGTTATCGTGGGAGTGGCCCTGGGGATTGCAGCTCTGGAG ataTGTGCCATGGTCGTCTCCATGATCCTCTACTGCAGAATCAAATCCCTGAGCGCCTAA
- the zgc:158403 gene encoding tetratricopeptide repeat protein 39A isoform X1 — translation MSREKGASAAGKSSHMTLKESLDECMEALDLFLNNHFNESLEMLRPRVNDSMYHALIYATVLEMQAMMTFEHDDITNAGHTMKSAQEVCQRFRRKSSGLTNKSDGESLTEVQLHAEVCYAECQLQRAALTFLQDEDMVSFIKGGMKVRNSYLIYKELHASIQSNNCLKGPSHLHLAGGISFGVGAFNLTLSLFPPRILRLLKFAGFSGDKEYGLSLLHDGATGMNLRSMLCALLLLCYYTFLTFILGRTGEGEVAEAERLLKPFLHLYPQGAIFLFFAGRTEEIKGNIDEAVVLFEDGCKAQQTWKQFHHMCYWELMWCFTYKRGWKIAYFYADLLSKESRWSKAMYVYMKAAYLSMLPKDESRPFGEDEVELFRQVPTFKQKIAGKSPPTEKFAIRKARRYKASCPVRLPVPVLEMMYMWNGFSMISKRPELTEGLMQTLIEAERSLLESPENEYSVDDRCLIHLLKGLCWKNQGQLTAAEESFKKVCSSEKKIKFDHYLVPNTVVELSLLYIDQGRRDEAIKLLHKAKQNYKDYSMESRTQFRIHASLAKLKADPGEDDDTHL, via the exons ATGTCCAGGGAGAAAGGCGCAAGTGCTGCAGGAAA ATCCTCACACATGACCCTGAAGGAGTCCCTGGACGAGTGCATGGAGGCCCTGGACCTCTTCCTCAACAACCACTTCAACGAGAGCCTGGAGATGCTGCGGCCAAG AGTGAACGACAGCATGTACCACGCTCTTATCTACGCCACGGTGCTGGAAATGCAGGCCATGATGACGTTCGAGCACGATGACATCACCAACGCCGGCCACACCATGAAGAGTGCCCAGGAGGTCTgtcagag GTTTCGACGGAAATCCTCAGGTTTGACGAACAAGTCGGACGGAGAATCGCTCACGGAAG tgcagctTCACGCAGAAGTGTGTTATGCAGAGTGTCAACTCCAAAGAGCTGCTCTCACCTTCCTGCAG GATGAGGACATGGTGAGTTTTATCAAAGGAGGGATGAAAGTACGAAACAGCTACTTGATTTACAA AGAACTACACGCCTCCATTCAATCCAACAACTGCCTCAAAGGACCCAGCCACCTGCACTTAGCGGGGGGGATATCGTTTGGAGTCGGGGCTTTTAACCTG AcgctctctctgtttcctccgcGGATACTCAGGCTCCTGAAGTTCGCAGGCTTCTCAGGAGACAAG GAATATGGTCTGTCCCTGCTGCATGATGGAGCCACAGGGATGAACCTGCGCTCCATGCTGTgtgctctgctcctgctctgctACTACACCTTTCTCACGTTCATACTAGGTA GGACGGGTGAAGGAGAAGTGGCTGAAGCTGAACGGCTGCTGAAACCTTTTCTGCATCTCTACCCGCAG GGAGCAATATTCCTCTTCTTTGCAGGAAGGACTGAAGAAATCAAAGGGAACATTGATGAG GCGGTGGTGCTCTTCGAAGATGGCTGCAAGGCCCAGCAGACGTGGAAGCAGTTCCACCACATGTGCTACTGGGAGCTGATGTGGTGCTTCACCTACAAACGAGGGTGGAAGATTGCGTACTTCTACGCCGACCTGCTGAGCAAGGAGAGCCGCTGGTCCAAG GCCATGTACGTGTACATGAAGGCTGCGTACCTCAGCATGCTGCCGAAGGACGAGTCCAGGCCGTTCGGAGAAGACGAAGTAGAACTCTTCAG ACAAGTTCCCACCTTCAAGCAGAAGATCGCAGGAAAGTCTCCCCCGACTGAGAAGTTTGCGATTCGTAAAGCCAGACGCTACAAGGCGTCGTGCCCAGTCAGGCTACCGGTGCCAGTGCtg GAGATGATGTACATGTGGAATGGTTTCAGTATGATCAGCAAACGGCCGGAGCTGACGGAGGGCCTGATGCAGACTTTGATAGAGGCAGAGCGCAGCCTGCTGGAGTCTCCTG aaaaTGAGTATTCAGTGGACGACCGCTGTCTGATCCACCTGCTGAAAGGTCTGTGTTGGAAGAACCAGGGTCAACTGACTGCTGCTGAGGAGAGCTTTAAGAAAGTGTGTTCTAG TGAGAAGAAGATCAAGTTCGACCACTACCTGGTGCCCAACACTGTGGTGGAGCTCAGTCTGCTCTACATCGACCAGGGCAGGAGGGACGAGGCCATCAAGCTGCTGCACAAGGCCAA ACAAAACTACAAAGACTACTCGATGGAGTCTCGCACCCAGTTCAGGATTCACGCCTCTCTGGCCAAACTCAAGGCGGATCCAGGGGAAGACGACGACACTCACCTCTGA
- the gadd45gip1 gene encoding growth arrest and DNA damage-inducible proteins-interacting protein 1, with protein sequence MAASVLCRRTAVLCRTFRGVSPQAAGCQCGTVLQTAGYNPKPLRLNLRDPHIPDKRSDATPEWQKTARYDGKLFGRYGSASGVDPASLWPSPGQLDGIIAEEKQWQPPLEEMLRSMELQEKEETEKRRAKERVIAANMAKMPKMISDWRREKRETKQRLKEDKDRRGKLLNQARERFGYALDPRSPKFVEMVAEIEAEDKKKRKLMKRRQKEEQTAGAPVTSPAASS encoded by the exons ATGGCGGCCTCCGTGTTGTGCAGGAGGACAGCGGTGTTATGTCGGACTTTCCGGGGGGTTTCACCGCAAGCCGCGGGCTGTCAGTGCGGGACTGTGCTGCAGACCGCGGGCTACAACCCCAAACCGCTGCGGCTGAACCTCCGGGACCCGCACATCCCGGACAAGCGCAGCGACGCGACCCCGGAGTGGCAGAAGACGGCCCGGTACGACGGGAAGCTGTTCGGCCGCTACGGCTCCGCGTCGGGGGTCGACCCCGCGTCGCTGTGGCCGAGCCCCGGGCAGCTGGACGGGATCATCGCGGAGGAGAAGCAGTGGCAGCCTCCGCTGGAGGAGATGCTGCGGAGcatggagctgcaggagaaggaggagaccGAGAAGCGACGGGCCAA AGAAAGAGTCATCGCAGCGAACATGGCCAAAATGCCCAAGATGATCTCAGACTGGCGTCGGGAAAAGCGTGAAACCAAACAGAGGCTGAAGGAGGACAAGGACCGGCGTGGGAAGTTGCTGAATCAGGCCAGGGAGCGCTTCGGCTACGCGCTGGACCCCCGCAGCCCCAAGTTCGTGGAAATGGTTGCAGAGATCGAAGCGGAAGacaagaagaaaaggaaactgATGAAACGCAGACAGAAAGAAGAGCAGACGGCGGGAGCTCCGGTCACGTCACCCGCTGCCTCGTCATAG
- the swsap1 gene encoding ATPase SWSAP1: MTDILNLVFRTFASHAELRDSPPPPVPRSSALLLGENSVSRSVLLLAAVTAASHPGLRVVFFTRTLIRSLPASLQKLVPSPESLKKIQFCYPRTVEELLQQVAALHESPSTSPPSLIIVDGLEGFLFGSRGGSHRELHPGGQSCAAHLSALLCDTAAFLTRVLEQRSSSSGPCRIIASFQSEVDAGQASREPSASDPILDILDRYFQVRCTLDPDGGYEAAAAGLQQVWHVYLSGRGVTEASRSKDGGDGPAVAREWKLWIFPNGLMEFKVV; the protein is encoded by the exons ATGACGGACATTTTAAACCTGGTGTTCAGGACCTTTGCTTCCCACGCGGAGCTCAGGgactctcctcctccgccgGTTCCCCGCAGCAGCGCCCTCCTGCTCGGGGAGAACAGCGTCAGCCGCtcggtgctgctgctggcggCCGTGACCGCCGCCTCGCACCCGGGGCTGCGGGTCGTGTTCTTCACCCGGACCCTGATCCGGAGCCTCCCGGCGTCTCTGCAGAAACTGGTCCCGAGTCCGGAGAGTCTGAAG aaaatccaGTTCTGCTACCCCAGGACGGTGGAGGAGCTCCTGCAGCAGGTGGCCGCCCTTCACGAGTCCCCCAGCACGTCTCCGCCCTCCCTGATCATCGTGGACGGGCTGGAgggcttcctgtttggctcCAGAGGTGGCAGCCACAGAGAACTTCACCCGGGGGGGCAGTCGTGTGCCGCCCACCTGTCTGCGCTGCTGTGTGACACTGCTGCCTTTCTCACACGCGTCCTGGAGCAGCGGTCCTCCAGCTCCGGCCCCTGTCGCATCATCGCCTCTTTCCAGTCGGAAGTCGACGCCGGACAAGCCAGCAGGGAGCCCTCGGCTTCAGATCCCATCCTCGACATCCTCGATCGCTATTTCCAGGTACGCTGCACTCTGGACCCGGACGGAGGATATGAAGCGGCAGCAGCTGGACTGCAGCAGGTGTGGCACGTTTACCTTTCAGGCAGAGGCGTCACAGAGGCATCCCGTTCTAAAGACGGTGGGGACGGGCCCGCTGTGGCCCGGGAGTGGAAGCTGTGGATTTTCCCCAATGGTTTGATGGAGTTTAAGGTGGTTTGA